One Triplophysa rosa linkage group LG8, Trosa_1v2, whole genome shotgun sequence genomic window, TGCTGCAAGGTTTGACGGTTCTGGAGTGAAATATCTTCCAGGGCTCGATTCACGCTTCGGAACTCACGTTTGAGTATCTGGAGATCTTCATCGTCCACGTGGTGCAGCACCACACGGATGAGAGACCCGGCCACGCCGAAGATGGGATTGACCACCGCTGCGGCTGATGAAATGGTGGCCACGCATTCTAGAACCTTTATAAGACCTCTCTTCAGCTTCTCTGGGTCATCAAATATCTCATTGTCAGCCATTGCGTCTGGAGGAAGAAGTCTCGATGAGAATTTTTAcctgaagaagaaaaaagattTGACAGTGATTAAGTTGATAAATAGGATACAGAAgagttatatttattttctagatGGCGTAGATCACATTGACCAACTATCGCAGTTCAGTCTATGCCAAGTCAGCCAAATTTGCATTTTATGCAAATAAGAGTAATTTCCATATTCACCTGGAGACATGCGAAAATCACAGCCCTTCAGTGTGTTCACATTTAACATGACATGAAGAAATACAGACTGACTTTCATGAATCgagagaaaaatatatacatttattgagCACACAAATCAAAGATGGTCCACAAAACAAGACACTCAATTCTATAATAACTGCTAACAATATGCAACTTAAAGATTTAGACGTGTTGCTTCTTTGCATTATATTCAGTCACACTATAATGACTCACATCATGCTTTAAAAAAGGCTTTGGTTGAGATATATTAAGAGCTTGCATTACACGTACATAAAGTATCTTTCATCAACAGCTGAGGAAGAATCaaccattttacatttttctcgATTCAAACCTGCTTATGACATTCGACAGTTCAGCATAAAATGGATTTGTCTCAGCAACGTATCAGTGCATCATCCCACCCTCAGTTCTCCTGTTCACATTGGTCCAGAACTTCTTGCATCTTGGTTTGAATATCAATGACCCTTTGGCCCCATTTGTCTTTCACTTCATCCTCGTCATCTTCTGTGACCGAGGTGTAGGCCATCAGCGCTATAAGACCGATGTGGAAAAGGTGAGCCACGTGCGAGCACCTGGCCTCCATCACCCTTCTGTTCCTGCTGCAGTGCTCCAGGTAGACCTTCAGCATCGGCCTCCCAAACAGAGACCCGATGCCCATCACTCCACGATAATACACGTCCAAGCTCATATCGCTTTTGTCCCTCTCGTAGATCTTCACAAAGTCATCCATGTGACGCTCGGTGTTGTCTGGGTCAAGCTTTACCTTCTCCACCATGGTGTTAAAGGCTCCGTACTGATGCTTGATGTACTCCTCATATTTACCGAAAGTTTCGTTGATTTCATCGATGCGGATCTGTCGAAGggtttgcttgtttttctccgaGATGGTTTCCAACTTTTGGTGGATCTGCTTAAAGTCCTTGGCCAGCTCATGGTCCTCCTCGGCCACCAGGCCTTTCCTAACCACTCCAACTACAGAAGTCACAATCCCGAAGAGAGGATCTATAGAGGAGGCAAAGGAGGAGACCTTCTCCACATAGCCCAACACTTTGGCCGCGGTCACTCTGATCTCCAGATTGTTTGCCATCGGTGGGTCTGAATGTTGCTCTTTCGGACCTGTGCGATTCTGAAATGAGAGGAAACACAAGTATTTTAAACCTCCTCGGACATTAAAAAATCCTTTGCTAGTTTcttttttcagtaaaaatactttagttcaattatttctttcatgtttttttggaAGGTTGCTGTCCAGTCCTGAACCTGCTAGCATCCCGAGTTGTGATATTTCATCTCATATTTACCATTTAGTCTAAATGTCTTTCTTCGTCTAGTATAAACAGTGTTGCAATGTAATACAAAAGCCATTAAGTTTAAAACTATCAGTAAACAGGTGAAAGTTCACACATTGTGTTTGGCTTACAggtttttgtgcttttaaaacTCACAGGAAGTAACACTAAAACCCGCACAAAGTAAGGGATTAAATTCAGCGTACTGTAACGTAAACAGGTTTGTACAGGTAAACAGACAAAACTAGTAATTctacaactaaaacaatgccgTAGAGAAACTCTTAGGGTTCGACATATTCACATTATCTACATTGCATAATGAATGATGTCATACTCGTGGTTTTACTCGAGTTTCGCCATAAAGTAAACGAAATACTAAACCACCCTCTACGGACTTTCTCTTATAACGTGCAGCTGTCTGTGTCGTCTTTCTGGACTTAATGAATGCTGACAATAGATCCGGCTAACACGGTTAGCTCAAGAGAGAGAGGCTAGATGAAACAGCAAATATTTGATTAAATTACTCCAAACTCATGTCACAAGATGCACGCTCGGTAAAACCCGAGAAGCAGAAAAATGGGCCAAGCTACGAATCTTACCTGTAATGTGTCTGTAGTTGTTTTCTTCCTAATGGTACAGCTGCTGTTTTGAAGCAGCAGCCACCATTTCACTGTCCGCTCTGAGAAACAGCCCCTCCCTCTCTGTCATATAGAGGCAGGATGAGCGAGTGACTCATGCCAAAGCAATGCTCATTGGCTTAGCAggggaaaaaacacacatgcagcCTTTCCGCAGtctgttctggtgaacacacgCCCTGCGCGGAAAATGGTTGCAATGCTGTTTGCCAAGTTCAGCAAATGGTTGTCCCATAGTGGCGAGTATGATTAATAATGGAGCCGATGAGcgatttaaaatacatttagtacgggttaaaaaaagattaagcaattcaatattttaatttcattgtcTGAATCTAAAAAcgtgaagaaaaacacaaaacagaagcAGAACACATTTGAATGCAACAATTGGGTGTTAACGTCGTAATTGACAAATTCATTTATGAACTAGTTTCACCTATTAAAACTCTGATCGtgttttatgaatgtgtaaaaaatGTGGTCGCAGGTATTTCCTGTTCTGGCCTTTCTGGTTAAGTAGGAAAAATAGGCTACTAGTGGACcataaacaaaagtaaaaatgtgtaGGAGAGGCCACTTACTACTGTTCATGTCATATgtcatttaaactatttataTAATTACGACTGCATTCACGTTTCTTGAATGAGGTGCAATGCATAAACAATTTAGACTATTTTCTGTTGTGGCTTTTTTGGTTACAGGAAGTTTACCCCAACACCAGAATACTCTCATCATTTACGCCTCATAAGAATTTTGATTTTAGGTGAATTAAGTGTGAAAAATACCGCTGAACTATAAACAATAGATGAACAGATGTAAAACTGATAGGAGAGGCTGTCGGCAGCTGTTCGCGTCAGCTGTCGTTTGAACACTGCCGTTCATAACAGATGTGATGTTAGACAACGCTCGTAGATTCTGTTTGCAAAGTAAACGGTCATATTTGTGCTGTTACACATCATCATTACAAACATGTACATGTACCTCACATGTACCTCTAACCACATAAAACTGAAAATTTAACTCTTACGTTGCAATGGAAGGATTAATATCCCTAAAGGAGATCTCGATTTTTCTTTGCAAGTACCTGGCGGAACAGAGAAAAAAAGTTCAGTCAAATCTAGAATGTACGACAAGTTAAAGCTTATTCAGGGCTCAACAATAAGGATAATCTGTAgttgtgttttcatttctttctgaAATGAATGGAACAATTGTTGTTTCAAGACAATCACGAAAAGAGGTTTTGTCTAAATGACTTGTGACAGTCTTGAAAACGTCAGTTGGAAAGggttgaaaaatataaaaaaatatgcaaatcaGTAATGCTTTGCATCGTACTACAGTTTCCCAGCAAATATGTGTTGTTCTATAGCTGTCATATATGACATGAATGATTTTTGGTGTggccaataaataaacaa contains:
- the rpz gene encoding protein rapunzel isoform X2 encodes the protein MANNLEIRVTAAKVLGYVEKVSSFASSIDPLFGIVTSVVGVVRKGLVAEEDHELAKDFKQIHQKLETISEKNKQTLRQIRIDEINETFGKYEEYIKHQYGAFNTMVEKVKLDPDNTERHMDDFVKIYERDKSDMSLDVYYRGVMGIGSLFGRPMLKVYLEHCSRNRRVMEARCSHVAHLFHIGLIALMAYTSVTEDDEDEVKDKWGQRVIDIQTKMQEVLDQCEQEN